The genomic stretch GTCGATCAAAACACAAGATTGTGCCACGTAAGAAACAAATGAGGCGCTGAAATAAGATGGTCAACAAAGGCGCCATCAACCACCGTGCTGCCGAGGCCCAATACGATGAGGTGGAGCCACTGGAACCTCTTCTGCATGTGGGAGCCGAAGCGAGCTCGGACGGCGCTCATTTCGTCGTCGGAGACGGAATTGGCCTGGCGACCGAGGCGGGAAGGTATGTGAGCCATGGATCGGAGGTAAGCCTCGAGGCTTGAGAAAGAGGACAAGAAGCTATTTCGACACTGGCTGGATTGATTGCAGCCATGGCATTAGTGATGGAGGCAAATGTTGGAGACGACGGGGGGAGAGAAGTAGAGGGGAATATAATTGGGGTTGTAGGACGTTGCATAGCTCTTACCCATTGGACCTGGTTTCTATTATTAGGAGGGAGATAGGAGGGAGAGAATTCGAGTCTTATCAAGCTACATTTTAACGTTCTCTTTTTTTATCaaacgttattttacttataAGAGACCATCTACAGAAAAGAGATTGAATTAGGTcccataataaaatatttaacgTATAATATATTTGTGTTATCTTAAAACTCTATTTTATTTGAGTCGAAATTTAGATCTTTGATTCAAGGAGAGTTTTGGTAACCCTTAAGTTATTTACTCAATTTGATGTAGAAATGGGTTGAGGGATTTGTCTAAATACGAGTGTGCCACTATTAGGCACTAGAAAGTGAATGATTTGCTCCTTAAAGAAAAGTAACACTGACTTCCAATCAAGTAATTGTGCTCCAATGAATGAATTAACTTAATTTTATCATTTCAATGCCTCTAGTGAATGAGGACTTGACAATTCAACTAGATTTAGAGGGTAATttggcaaaacaaaaaaaaaaaaaaaaaaaaaaacatttcaagtGGCtacatgaaacaaaaaaaagttcagGTGATAATTTGACACGAAATAGTGATGACAATGATTCAGACATAACTCATATTTTAGAGTAAATCTTATCGGTTTTGACGGTAGGTGGTatttatgcaaacaagtttaGTTTAGGTGGCAAAtgtcacaaaacaaaatttcagtgGTCAAGTATAACACTGTATAAAATTCAAGTGGTATTGCTAAAATTTTCCTTCATCTTTTTTGAAGCAAGCCTAACATCACTTTATCTTTATGGCACTGCAAACTTAACATAGAAAACTATGGGACTGCAAACATGTGTGTGATCACATTAGAAGTACAACTGGACAAGAACCCGTAAGAGAAGTAGAACATATATAGTACTGAGAAACACACACCATAATACCAGCATTTATACAATATAACATGTTATAGTTTGCAAGTTCGACAGATTGAAACAGTAAAGAGGAAGAACGACGAGGATACAGTTAGCGCTTTTGTGCTTTCCTCCGTCTAGATTGTACTTTCTGCCATTTCTTTCTAGCAACTAGTTTTCTCTTTGGTTTCAACTTCAACTCAGGTGAGAACTTATAATTAGGATCTCTCATACGCATTTGTATATCCTTGAAAAACTGCATATTCAGTTTCTTAGGCCCTCCCTGTCTAAGCTCTGCATATTCTGGCCCTGATACTATATTTTCAAATGCTCCTACCAAAATATCCAAGTCACTCATGACCTCCCACACGTTAATATAACGCCCGTctggccctttcttcaactttttcaagGCATTCTCAACTGCAATTTTCCTAGCTTGCTTTCCAGGGGACAACTCCTCTGGTTCCTGCTCAGCTTTCAATAATTCAGAAATTGTCCGATACTTTGatgtttcttcaaactcaaaTAGTTTGTCTATATGTTTATCACTACTTTCATTTGGGTAGGCTTCAGTAGGAAtatcgtcatcatcatcatcttcactCCCAGTCCACAGAGACTTCTCCTCGTCGCTTCCAGACCAAACACTTCTCAACTCATCACTATCATCGGCATCAATCAGGTCAGAGTGCTCCCTCGCCTGCTGTCTTACTTTACGAATCTCTTTTTCAAGACGACTCTTTTCATCCTTTTCATTGTCACTTTCGTCTTCACTCcctgtccataaagtatcatcttCATCAATCTCTTTCTTCCAGGCTTCCCTAAATTCCTTGTCACCAGGTTTTCCATTTCCAAAGAGATCATAAGGTTTATGACCACCACGAGCATATGATCGTGAAACTGCAACAGTTCGAAACAGTCATACAGGTAGCACAAGTACAAAAGTCAGAGGGAAAATACACGTCTATTTATACACCTTTTTCTGCAAATCTGAACTTGCAAGGAAACCTATTTTATATAGAATGCATCATATTATGTAATATGTATATTAGTTTACAGATCAACATCAGATACTTGGCTTGAACTGCTAACCAAATTATTAGCATACACTGCAGTAAATAATCATTAACCATCTATTATGATCTTCAGACCACCAATTGTCTCGAAAAGGTTTAAAATGAAAGCAGAAAAAAAATCTTGATCTGCTAACCAAATTATTAGGAACAAAGTTCATCTGCCAACCTTCCTCCCCCTCAAAAGTTAACTTAAATATCCCAGGTACAGATACTGAATAATCTGATAAGTGTGCAATATCCCTTAAAAGGCAAGCTCTAAGAGCCAAGAAACATTTCAGAGTTCAATTACTAGTCTCATGCCTCCATATCACTGATTTACCCTTGGTACATGATTACTAGCTGAACAGGGCGTCTCATATTTGAAGCATTGAGAGGATTACCCAAATTGAAGGAATCGGAATGACCAACTCTCATCAATCGTCTGGATTGCAATGAGAATAAGGTTGGTTTCTGTTAAGATGTTTTTcgcttcttcttcattctttcTATTCTAAATAAACGTTGGAATGAGGACAAATGGCAACAATTCCCCATTCCAAGTAACCGTGCTGAGATTATACCCATCTGATTCCAAAGTCAAATGCAGAAAAGTGCATGGAAAATTAATATGCAGCAGAGAACAAGAATTCACTTTTGTCAGGGAAATTCATTCGACTAACCCAATGTTGGGATATTGAGAAACTTGGTAGGTAAAATGTTCCCTAAAGCAGCAGTGATGCAAAGTTGTGGCTGCAAAGCTCTTAAGTCGGACAAAAACACATCCTGCACGaacattaataaaaatgaaCCCTCTTCATCTAAATTCACTCCTAACACTATCAAAATCTTTGAGAGACAATAATCGAATGAACACTGGGAATATATGGAAACCCATTTTAATCATATAGAGCAATAAGAAGCAATATTGGGTTATTTCTAATGGGCATGACCTTCGGCATAAGAAAACCTAAAATGCAGCTGCACAGAAGGTGTAGCACCCAATATCGGAGATTTCTACAGATAACTCCATGGTGCTCATAAGCACATCTCTAGTCACTACATGGATTACTCGTAGGGAATAAATAGAGAAATCATTTCCTACAAAAAGATGATAGAAAATTACCTCTCCAGCCCGTTCAGGTGTGAAAATAAGGTTTGAAGGGAAGCCTCTGTCAAGAGCATGCTGTGCTAAAGGAGAAGGCATCAACTTTTTCCCCCTAGACTTTCTGGATGGGGGCTGAGTAACAATAGCTGCAGTCTAAATCAgagcaaattattcattcataaTCCAAGCAATTACTCTGTATTGTTACACTATATCAATAGCGAAAGTATGCATCACCATTTTTCCTGGCCTACGTCAGTCCCTACTATCTtcccgaaaaaaaaaagagtagatATGAAAACAAGTTTGACATAAAACAGATATGAAATATTAGTAAGCTCATATGCAATAAGCCTAGGTTCGACAAGTTTGGCATAAACTAATCCAATTGAACCTTTAAGATGCCTTATGATGCCGCAACACAAGAGAAAGCAATGACCGAAACACAACACAACCAGCTAAATGATAAGTCTACCGACTGTCTAAATTCCACAACTCCAGAAATTAACCCCATTCACAATTCAATCCGGCACGAACGCTTCTTGGACATAATGTGCTTAAAAGGCATGTCACATCACTAAATTATGTAACCCAATAAACCAAGCtcaaaaacaatcaaattgtgGAATTCTAATGGCATCTTAAAgtgaagaaaacccaaaattaaaaattgaaaacaaataaaaaaaaattaaaaaaaaagaaagaagaagaagccagaAAAGAAAACCCATTTGAGGTAAAGTTGAAAGCATGGAGAAGGGCATCCATTGAATACCTCAAAGAGTGAGTCTGCGGCAGCGGATGCATTGAGGAGGACATCCAGAACAATTGCTGACACCTTCAAAACCAGTAGACATTTCATCACCTCATAACCACaaatgtgtgtgtgagtgtgtgtgtgtgtgtgtgtgtgtgtgtatatatatagagagagagagagagagagagagagagagagagagagagagagaagaaggcaGCACCTGAGGAGAGCCTAAGAAGACGAGGGGCTTCTTGTTGGAAGCGAAGCATAAAgtagaagaacaagaagatgaagatgaagttgCGGCACTGAAGCACCAGAAGCGACGAAACACCAGCGACCAATTCATGCTCACAATTTCACTTGCCTCCTCGAACAAAGCTACCGAGTAATCTTTGAGACTATGTACCACTGCTTATCCGCTTTTTGCAATTCTACTTCGGCTTATTTTCTTTGAAGActaatcaaattttaagttttaataataatgataaaataaaaaataaaataaaataaaaaatatcaaaatttattttttaatttaaaaatattatttttcattaaaataaatagtattaaaattttttcgttaaaattcatttttcttttgtgctcTAAATCTCAGGCCCGATTATCTCTCCTCCTTTTTCTATCCCCTCCTGTGCCTTCCTTTCATCCACAGCCATCCAAAACATTTACAAGTCGATCAAAACACAAGATTGTGCCACgtaagaaaaaaataagatgGTCGACAAGGgacttggatcctctcctgagctaatggagaggatcctcctcatcaatcattctgggccgttggatttttatccaacggctacaaacaggggtccctttaaagttataatgattgtagccgttgaataaaAATCTAACGACCCAGGATGATTGAtgagaggatcctctccattagctcaggagaggatccaaatccgttgACAAGGGAGCCATCAACCACCATGCCGCCGAGGCCCAATACGATGAGGTGGAGCCAGTGGAGCCTCTTCTGCATGTGGGAGATGGAGCGAGCTCAAACAGCGCTCATTTCGACATCGGAGATGGAATTGGCCTGGCGACCGACGAGGGAAGGTTTGTGAGCCATGTACCGAAGGTAGGCCTCGAGGCTTGAGAAAGAGGACAAGAAGCTATTTCGACATTGACTGGATTGACTGTAGCCAAGGCATTAGTGATGGAGGCAAAGTTGGAGACGACGGGGAGAGAGAAGTAGAGGGGAAAATAATTGGGGTTGTAGGAGGTTGCACAGCTCTTACCCATTGGATTTGGTTTGAATGGTCCCGATTATAAGGAAGGTGCACAAGGGGAGGGAGATGAGAGGGAAGAGAATCCGATTCTTTTAAACTCCATTTTAATGTTCTCTTTTTTAATCAAACATTATTTTACTTATAAGAGACCAACTACAGAAAAGAGATTGAAATAGGTCACATAATAGCGATATTTTACGTATAATACATTTGTGTTATcgtaaaactttattttatttgagtTGAAATTTAGACCTTTGGCTTTCAACTGTAACCCTCATACCAAACCTAATCTTGGGCTAAATGCTatattttaggttttattcCCCCTCGCCACCCAACCCAACCTAACCCAACCCATGCTAAATgtgtgggctaaaagctaaaaccCAAACAAAAGTCAAATTCCCTTTaggatttagcccagaaaatggtGTGGACACCACTAGTGGGACCCCCATCCACATGGGCCTGTCTCCcaggatttattgaatccaacggttgagatcgaatataattaaatccaacggtaaaaaaagatctaatggtccaaatttaaatccaacggctaaaataatttaaaaaaaaatcatttaactcaaaattctcccaaatttagtgatttttcaatatttatctaaatttaaataattttaggttaaaatattcataaaattaaattatgatagtgtacataatttttttaaaattccttttaaagaaaaaaatagcctaaatttattttttaataatctcagGCTAAAAAAATTTAGGCCAGAAAAGTTGGAGCAGAAAatctgtttctgggctaaaacctaaattttttgggctaaaaattttaagttttagccTAATGGTTGGATATGGTCTTAATTTGATGTAGAAATAGGATAAGGGATTTGTCTAAATATGAGTGAACGATTTGCTCCTTAAAGAATAGTAACACTGACTTCCAATAAAGTAATTATTCTCTAAGGAATGAATTAACTTAATTTTATCTTTTCAGTGCCTTGAGTGAATGAGGACTTGACAAggtaatttggaaaaaaaaaaaaacaaaaaaaaaaaaaaatcccatttCAAGTGgctatgaaacaaaaaaaaaaaagttcaggTGATAATTTGACACGAAATAGTGATGACAATGATTAAGACATAACTCGCATTTTAGAGTAAATTTTAGCGATTTTGACGGTAAGTGGTatttatgcaaacaagtttaG from Pyrus communis chromosome 7, drPyrComm1.1, whole genome shotgun sequence encodes the following:
- the LOC137740160 gene encoding uncharacterized protein isoform X1 yields the protein MNWSLVFRRFWCFSAATSSSSSCSSTLCFASNKKPLVFLGSPQVSAIVLDVLLNASAAADSLFETAAIVTQPPSRKSRGKKLMPSPLAQHALDRGFPSNLIFTPERAGEDVFLSDLRALQPQLCITAALGNILPTKFLNIPTLVSRSYARGGHKPYDLFGNGKPGDKEFREAWKKEIDEDDTLWTGSEDESDNEKDEKSRLEKEIRKVRQQAREHSDLIDADDSDELRSVWSGSDEEKSLWTGSEDDDDDDIPTEAYPNESSDKHIDKLFEFEETSKYRTISELLKAEQEPEELSPGKQARKIAVENALKKLKKGPDGRYINVWEVMSDLDILVGAFENIVSGPEYAELRQGGPKKLNMQFFKDIQMRMRDPNYKFSPELKLKPKRKLVARKKWQKVQSRRRKAQKR
- the LOC137740160 gene encoding uncharacterized protein isoform X2 — protein: MPSPLAQHALDRGFPSNLIFTPERAGEDVFLSDLRALQPQLCITAALGNILPTKFLNIPTLVSRSYARGGHKPYDLFGNGKPGDKEFREAWKKEIDEDDTLWTGSEDESDNEKDEKSRLEKEIRKVRQQAREHSDLIDADDSDELRSVWSGSDEEKSLWTGSEDDDDDDIPTEAYPNESSDKHIDKLFEFEETSKYRTISELLKAEQEPEELSPGKQARKIAVENALKKLKKGPDGRYINVWEVMSDLDILVGAFENIVSGPEYAELRQGGPKKLNMQFFKDIQMRMRDPNYKFSPELKLKPKRKLVARKKWQKVQSRRRKAQKR